GATCTTTATCTGGTCGATGTTTACCTTGCTGCAAGGCTTCGTCGATATCTTTAGTGGATTTGGCATTATCGTTGCCCTGTTTACGCTGCGCTTCCTGGTCGGGCTTGCTGAAGCGCCATCTTTCCCCGGCAACAGTCGCATTGTTGCGGCCTGGTTTCCGGCGCAGGAAAGGGGAACTGCAGTGTCTATTTTTAACTCCGCCCAATACTTCGCAACGGTGATCTTCGCGCCGATTATGGGCTGGCTGACTCATGAAGTGGGTTGGTCACATGTTTTCTTCTTCATGGGCGGTCTGGGCATTGTCATCAGCTTTATCTGGTTGAAAGTCATCCATGAGCCAAATCAACATCCGGGCGTAAATCAGAAAGAGCTGGAGTACATCGCCGCGGGTGGCGCGCTGATCAATATGGATCAGCAAAACACCAAAGTTAAAGTGCCGTTCAGCGTGAAGTGGGGGCAGATCAAACAGCTGCTCGGGTCACGGATGATGATCGGCGTTTATATCGGTCAGTACTGTATCAACGCCCTGACTTACTTCTTTATTACCTGGTTCCCGGTTTATCTGGTGCAGGCACGCGGGATGTCGATTCTGAAAGCGGGCTTTGTGGCTTCCGTTCCGGCGGTTTGCGGTTTTATCGGCGGTGTGCTGGGTGGGATTATTTCCGACTGGCTGATGCGCCGCACGGGATCGCTGAACAT
The nucleotide sequence above comes from Escherichia coli. Encoded proteins:
- the gudP gene encoding galactarate/glucarate/glycerate transporter GudP; the protein is MSSLSQAASSVEKRTNARYWIVVMLFIVTSFNYGDRATLSIAGSEMAKDIGLDPVGMGYVFSAFSWAYVIGQIPGGWLLDRFGSKRVYFWSIFIWSMFTLLQGFVDIFSGFGIIVALFTLRFLVGLAEAPSFPGNSRIVAAWFPAQERGTAVSIFNSAQYFATVIFAPIMGWLTHEVGWSHVFFFMGGLGIVISFIWLKVIHEPNQHPGVNQKELEYIAAGGALINMDQQNTKVKVPFSVKWGQIKQLLGSRMMIGVYIGQYCINALTYFFITWFPVYLVQARGMSILKAGFVASVPAVCGFIGGVLGGIISDWLMRRTGSLNIARKTPIVMGMLLSMVMVFCNYVNVEWMIIGFMALAFFGKGIGALGWAVMADTAPKEISGLSGGLFNMFGNISGIVTPIAIGYIVGTTGSFNGALIYVGVHALIAVLSYLVLVGDIKRIELKPVAGQ